A single window of Pseudoduganella plicata DNA harbors:
- the pepN gene encoding aminopeptidase N, protein MRTDSPQTIYRKDYTPPSYLVETVELGFDLDPARTIVANRVTMRHNPDSDNHDIVLHGEDIELVALRMNGVALNPGEYIVGTSTLTIKAAPLNAVLEIETLCVPQDNTTLSGLYVSNGSFYTQCEAEGFRRITYFPDRPDVMAVYTVMLRADKEKFPVLLSNGNLVEEGDLPDGRHYAKWEDPFRKPSYLFALVAARLVCQEERYTLQSGREVLLQVWVEDGNLDKTDYAMQSLKNSIRWDEERWGLELDLDRFMIVAVGDFNMGAMENKGLNIFNTKFVLANPSTATDVDYAGIEAVVGHEYFHNWTGNRVTCRDWFQLSLKEGLTVFRDQEFSADMIGTATGRAVTRIDQVRTLRQAQFPEDAGPMAHPVRPDSFVEINNFYTVTVYEKGAEVVRMYQTLLGRDGFRKGMDLYFERHDGQAVTCDDFRAAMADANGRDLDQFERWYSQAGTPIVTASTKYDAEQQVYELTLAQRCPPTPGQQTKQPFHIPVAVGLLGADGFDMALNLEGETTVVLELKEAQQTFRFEGIKEAPTPSLLRDFSAPVVLEYPYTDDELVHLFRHDSDPVNRWEAGQRLAMARLLRLTAAVQQGAELELDYGFIAAQRALLLDDGLDAAFREQALILPSESVVADQMEVVDPRAIHEARQFMRRTIATVLRAELLTAYAANETPGEYSPDAISAGKRGLKNLALAYLCAAPDDHVLELAHRQFEEATNMTDRASALVSLIHSGADVDGALQSFYQQFEREALVVDKWFSMQASAQTTDVARVRELMQHPAFTLKTPNRARSLLFSFCNGNPAQFHAPDGSGYEFWAEHVIKLNALNPQVAARLARTMDRWRRYDPALQTHMRAALEKVAGAQKLSNDVLEVVSKALSN, encoded by the coding sequence ATGAGAACTGACAGCCCGCAGACGATTTACCGCAAAGACTACACCCCGCCCAGCTACCTGGTGGAAACCGTGGAGTTGGGCTTCGATCTCGATCCCGCCCGCACGATCGTCGCCAACCGCGTAACGATGCGCCACAACCCCGACAGCGACAACCACGATATCGTGCTGCACGGCGAGGACATCGAACTGGTCGCGCTGCGCATGAACGGTGTCGCGCTGAACCCTGGTGAGTACATAGTGGGGACGAGTACGCTGACCATCAAGGCCGCGCCGCTCAATGCCGTGCTGGAAATCGAGACGTTGTGCGTTCCTCAGGACAACACCACATTGTCCGGGCTGTACGTGTCGAACGGCAGCTTCTACACGCAGTGCGAGGCCGAAGGCTTCCGCCGCATCACGTATTTCCCGGACCGTCCGGACGTGATGGCGGTCTACACCGTCATGCTGCGGGCGGACAAGGAAAAATTCCCGGTTTTGCTGTCGAACGGTAACCTGGTGGAAGAGGGCGACCTGCCGGACGGGCGTCACTACGCCAAGTGGGAGGATCCGTTCCGCAAGCCGTCCTATCTGTTCGCGCTGGTGGCAGCGCGCCTGGTGTGCCAGGAAGAACGCTACACGCTGCAGTCGGGCCGCGAAGTGCTGCTGCAGGTGTGGGTGGAAGACGGCAATCTGGACAAGACCGACTACGCCATGCAGTCGCTGAAGAACTCGATCCGCTGGGACGAGGAGCGCTGGGGCCTGGAGCTGGACCTGGACCGCTTCATGATCGTGGCCGTGGGCGACTTCAACATGGGCGCAATGGAAAACAAGGGCCTGAACATCTTCAACACGAAGTTCGTGCTGGCCAATCCGTCCACCGCGACGGATGTCGATTACGCCGGCATCGAGGCCGTCGTCGGCCATGAATACTTCCACAACTGGACGGGCAACCGCGTCACGTGCCGCGACTGGTTCCAGCTGTCGCTGAAGGAAGGCCTGACGGTGTTCCGCGACCAGGAGTTCTCGGCAGACATGATCGGCACGGCCACGGGCCGCGCCGTCACCCGCATCGACCAGGTGCGCACATTGCGCCAGGCCCAGTTCCCCGAGGATGCAGGGCCGATGGCGCACCCGGTGCGGCCAGACTCGTTCGTCGAGATCAACAACTTCTATACCGTTACCGTCTACGAGAAGGGTGCCGAAGTCGTGCGCATGTACCAGACCCTGCTGGGCCGCGACGGTTTCCGCAAGGGCATGGACCTGTATTTCGAGCGGCACGACGGCCAGGCCGTCACGTGCGACGATTTTCGCGCCGCGATGGCCGATGCGAACGGACGCGACCTGGACCAGTTCGAGCGCTGGTACAGCCAGGCCGGGACGCCAATCGTCACGGCCAGCACCAAGTACGACGCCGAACAGCAGGTCTACGAGCTGACCCTGGCGCAGCGCTGCCCGCCCACCCCGGGCCAGCAGACCAAGCAGCCGTTCCATATTCCCGTGGCCGTTGGCCTGCTGGGTGCGGACGGCTTCGACATGGCCCTGAACCTGGAAGGCGAAACCACGGTCGTGCTGGAGCTGAAGGAGGCGCAGCAGACGTTCCGCTTCGAAGGCATCAAGGAAGCGCCCACGCCGTCGCTGCTGCGCGACTTCTCCGCCCCTGTCGTGCTGGAGTATCCGTACACGGACGATGAACTGGTGCACCTGTTCCGTCACGACAGCGATCCCGTCAACCGCTGGGAAGCGGGCCAGCGCCTGGCCATGGCGCGCCTGCTGCGGCTGACCGCCGCCGTGCAGCAGGGTGCCGAGCTGGAACTGGACTATGGCTTCATCGCCGCCCAGCGCGCGTTGCTGCTGGACGACGGGCTCGATGCCGCGTTCCGCGAGCAGGCGCTGATCCTGCCGTCCGAATCCGTCGTGGCCGACCAGATGGAAGTGGTCGATCCGCGCGCCATCCACGAGGCGCGCCAGTTCATGCGCCGCACGATCGCCACGGTGCTGCGCGCCGAGCTGCTGACGGCGTATGCCGCCAACGAGACGCCGGGCGAGTACAGCCCGGATGCCATCTCGGCCGGCAAGCGCGGCCTGAAGAACCTGGCGCTGGCGTACCTGTGCGCGGCGCCGGACGATCACGTGCTCGAACTGGCGCACCGCCAGTTCGAGGAAGCGACGAACATGACGGACCGTGCGTCCGCGCTGGTATCGCTGATCCACAGCGGTGCCGACGTCGACGGGGCGCTGCAAAGCTTCTACCAGCAGTTCGAACGCGAAGCGCTGGTGGTCGACAAGTGGTTCTCGATGCAGGCCAGCGCGCAGACGACCGACGTGGCCCGCGTGCGCGAACTGATGCAGCACCCGGCGTTTACGCTGAAGACGCCGAACCGGGCCCGCAGCCTGCTGTTCAGCTTCTGCAACGGCAACCCGGCGCAGTTCCACGCGCCCGATGGCAGCGGCTACGAGTTCTGGGCCGAACACGTCATCAAGCTCAACGCCCTCAACCCGCAGGTGGCCGCCCGCCTGGCGCGCACGATGGACCGCTGGCGCCGTTACGATCCCGCCCTGCAGACGCACATGCGCGCCGCGCTGGAAAAGGTCGCTGGTGCGCAGAAGCTGTCGAACGACGTGCTGGAAGTCGTCAGCAAGGCGCTGTCCAATTAG
- a CDS encoding DUF4136 domain-containing protein — translation MKCLAILAAAGTLLLTGCATTIRSDVTVFHQWPAQLQEKSYVFGTPAPAEDTLEYRSYQDLVAAQLDRLGFARAGSPAAAKLRVDMSFSTTDRPTRHLQAMDPYWAMSPYWGPYGWPYRGFYPSRYRYRHYGFRPYYDPWMYGPTEFREVVVHNYERKLNVQIADMSGTKLYDVTVHNTSRKQSTPLVMPLLVQSAFKEFPGESGKAKRVELELQPQQ, via the coding sequence ATGAAATGCTTGGCCATCCTTGCCGCAGCGGGCACCCTGCTGCTGACCGGGTGTGCGACGACCATCCGCAGCGACGTCACCGTGTTCCACCAGTGGCCGGCGCAGCTGCAGGAGAAATCGTATGTCTTCGGCACGCCGGCACCGGCCGAGGACACGCTGGAATACCGCAGCTACCAGGACCTTGTCGCCGCCCAGCTGGACCGCCTGGGCTTTGCCCGCGCCGGCTCGCCGGCCGCGGCGAAGCTGCGCGTGGACATGTCGTTCTCGACCACGGACCGCCCTACCCGGCACCTGCAGGCGATGGACCCGTATTGGGCAATGTCGCCCTACTGGGGACCGTACGGCTGGCCATACCGCGGCTTCTATCCGTCGCGCTACCGTTACCGCCACTACGGCTTCCGGCCGTATTACGACCCGTGGATGTACGGCCCGACGGAATTCCGCGAAGTCGTCGTGCACAACTACGAGCGCAAGCTGAACGTGCAGATCGCCGACATGTCGGGTACGAAGCTGTACGACGTGACGGTGCACAACACGAGCCGCAAGCAATCCACGCCGCTGGTCATGCCGCTGCTGGTGCAGAGCGCCTTCAAGGAATTCCCGGGCGAGAGCGGCAAGGCGAAACGGGTCGAGCTGGAGCTTCAGCCGCAGCAGTAA
- a CDS encoding quinone oxidoreductase family protein, whose amino-acid sequence MSKAIRMTRTGGPEVLEYVDVDVGPPGPGEVTVRHEAIGVNFIDVYFRTGLYPQPLPNGLGQEGAGTVEAVGEGVTRLKAGDRVAYAARPNGAYAQVRNMPADILVVLPDHIGFETAAAAMLQGMTVQYLLHRTAHLKPGDTVLWHAAAGGVGLIACQWARVLGVNLIGTVSSEEKAALAIEHGATHVINYQRENFAERVRELTNGEGVSVVYDSIGRDTFTGSLDCLKPLGLMVSFGNASGPVPPFAPAELQSRGSLFLTRPTLPHYVAKREDLEATARSLFGVIASGEVKIAVNQRYRLQDAGRAHVDLESRRTTGSSILLPH is encoded by the coding sequence ATGAGCAAGGCGATACGCATGACGCGGACCGGCGGTCCGGAGGTGCTGGAATACGTGGACGTGGACGTGGGACCGCCCGGTCCCGGCGAAGTCACGGTGCGGCACGAAGCCATCGGCGTCAATTTCATCGATGTGTATTTCCGCACGGGCCTGTACCCCCAGCCGCTGCCGAACGGGCTGGGGCAGGAAGGCGCCGGTACCGTGGAGGCGGTGGGCGAGGGCGTCACGCGCCTGAAAGCCGGCGACCGCGTGGCCTACGCGGCGCGGCCGAACGGCGCGTATGCGCAGGTGCGCAATATGCCGGCCGATATCCTCGTCGTGCTGCCGGATCACATCGGCTTTGAAACGGCCGCCGCTGCGATGCTGCAGGGGATGACGGTACAGTACCTGCTGCACCGCACGGCCCACCTGAAGCCCGGCGATACGGTGCTGTGGCACGCCGCCGCCGGCGGTGTCGGCCTGATCGCCTGCCAGTGGGCGCGGGTGCTGGGCGTGAACCTGATCGGCACCGTCAGCTCGGAAGAAAAGGCGGCGCTGGCGATCGAGCATGGCGCCACGCACGTCATCAATTACCAGCGCGAGAATTTTGCAGAGCGGGTACGCGAGCTGACGAACGGCGAAGGCGTCTCGGTGGTCTACGACTCCATCGGCCGGGACACGTTTACCGGGTCGCTCGACTGCCTGAAGCCGCTGGGACTGATGGTCAGCTTCGGCAACGCCTCCGGTCCCGTGCCGCCGTTCGCGCCGGCGGAGCTCCAATCGCGCGGTTCTCTGTTCCTGACACGGCCCACGCTGCCGCATTACGTGGCGAAGCGGGAAGACCTGGAGGCGACGGCGCGCTCGCTGTTCGGCGTGATCGCCAGCGGCGAAGTGAAAATCGCCGTCAACCAGCGTTACCGCCTGCAGGATGCGGGCCGCGCGCACGTCGACCTGGAGTCGCGCCGCACGACCGGGTCGTCGATCCTGCTGCCGCATTGA
- a CDS encoding methylglyoxal synthase — MNPRIALIAHDRKKDDMIALAGEYADFLRRCTLTATGTTGGRLITELGLPVERKHSGPFGGDLQIGAQLVEGQIDAIIFLRDPMTPQPHEPDINALVRACDVHNVACATNVATAHLVLSQLQQAMDAAQSLPNPAPTI, encoded by the coding sequence ATGAATCCCCGCATCGCCCTGATCGCCCACGACAGGAAGAAAGACGACATGATCGCGCTGGCCGGCGAATACGCCGACTTCCTGCGCCGCTGCACGCTGACGGCCACGGGCACGACGGGCGGGCGGCTCATCACCGAACTGGGGCTGCCGGTGGAGCGCAAGCATTCCGGTCCGTTCGGCGGCGACCTGCAGATCGGTGCCCAGCTGGTGGAAGGGCAGATCGATGCCATCATCTTCCTGCGCGACCCGATGACGCCGCAGCCGCACGAGCCGGACATCAATGCGCTGGTGCGCGCCTGCGACGTGCACAACGTGGCCTGTGCGACCAACGTCGCGACGGCGCACCTGGTGCTGTCGCAGCTGCAGCAGGCGATGGATGCGGCGCAATCGTTACCGAACCCCGCACCCACCATTTGA
- a CDS encoding DMT family transporter, with amino-acid sequence MTKSVTDSSGSNAGHLGGLALAIAGAVLFSTKAVVAKLLYRYHIDAVTLIAFRMLFSLPVFAAVALWQMRAGPPLSTADRWRLVGLGLVGYYASSFLDFLGLQYITVGLERLILFLTPTFVLLISATVLKQRIGRLQWIALAIAYAGIILVFVHDLDGGGDVVLGSLLVLGSAATYAFYLLGSGELVRRIGSLRLVAYAMCVSSAACIGQFFLLRPAGLLIQPAPVYWLSLVNGLLCTVAPVFMTMTAVQRVGAGIASQAGMIGPVSTLFLGAVILAEPVTSWQLAGTALVLAGIYLLSRVKKAS; translated from the coding sequence ATGACAAAAAGCGTAACGGACTCCTCGGGCAGCAACGCGGGCCACCTTGGCGGGCTGGCGCTGGCCATTGCCGGCGCCGTGCTGTTTTCCACCAAGGCCGTCGTGGCGAAGCTGCTGTACCGCTATCACATCGACGCCGTTACGCTGATCGCGTTCCGCATGCTGTTTTCGCTGCCCGTCTTTGCGGCCGTGGCGCTGTGGCAGATGCGTGCCGGGCCACCGCTGTCCACGGCCGACCGCTGGCGTCTCGTCGGCCTGGGCCTGGTGGGCTATTACGCCTCCAGCTTCCTCGACTTCCTGGGCCTGCAGTACATCACTGTCGGGCTGGAACGCCTGATCCTCTTTCTCACGCCCACGTTCGTGCTGCTCATTTCCGCCACGGTGCTCAAGCAGCGCATCGGCCGGCTGCAATGGATCGCGCTGGCGATCGCGTATGCCGGCATCATTCTCGTCTTCGTGCACGACCTGGACGGCGGCGGCGACGTCGTCCTCGGCTCGCTGCTGGTACTGGGCTCCGCGGCCACCTATGCCTTCTACCTGCTCGGTTCCGGCGAACTGGTACGGCGTATCGGCTCGCTGCGCCTCGTCGCCTACGCGATGTGCGTTTCCAGCGCCGCCTGCATCGGCCAGTTCTTCCTGCTGCGTCCCGCCGGCTTGCTGATCCAGCCGGCGCCCGTCTACTGGCTGTCGCTGGTGAACGGCCTGCTGTGCACCGTGGCGCCCGTGTTCATGACGATGACGGCCGTGCAGCGCGTCGGCGCCGGCATCGCTTCCCAGGCCGGCATGATCGGCCCGGTGTCGACGCTGTTCCTGGGCGCGGTCATCCTGGCCGAACCCGTCACCAGCTGGCAGCTGGCGGGTACCGCGCTCGTGCTGGCAGGGATCTACCTGCTGTCGCGGGTAAAGAAGGCTTCCTGA
- a CDS encoding alkaline phosphatase D family protein, whose product MDRRQFLKLGGFITVSAVTGCGSGGGDVPIDGLPPAGGGDWRFPQSVAAGDPRPDSIVLWTRVVPASADPAAAAPASAGATVQLVVSAGDDARLLGSNAPLTGAPVADLRLPLRTEYDNTVRHKLTGLQPGRTYYYQFVAGDVRSNVGRFRTAPAAGAAVGELRFACLTCQDWSVNHWGALTHLATENELDFVIHLGDYVYETVGEAFQAGATEVRHEPLRLPDGTATGSGAARYATTLADYRYLYKKYRADPRLQAVHERFAFIAIWDDHEFSDDCWQDAQTYDATLGGGSGTRQTQRRRDASQAWFEFMPADVSFDLAQSGFDNIRIYRQFDFGTLARLVMTDQRLYRADHVIPESAPGASGQPVGRIGSRYLVPQDAFDRAEAARMAAGGSDPLAPVSMLGAAQRQWWQGAMTEARTTWKLWGNEVSLLRMGLNGTDAIASLLALRSVPTMAASITAASLAADGNVPLAGAVVAALTAGAAAAPAQNGALRIAAAVAADAPLAQQVAAGEAAGLTTAQATLAARALFAALSASAGPAASASLAAHTIAFEYIRPDIQARKAASRFVVDSGQAAALAPYFRRFLLNCDQWDGYNSERKALMRHLRENGVGNVVALTGDLHAFLAGTVSDDFDAPGGGTPVMVDLVTAGISSESFFTYLREVAAGLGELATIVAYPVTIPVPDVGNVTVHVNLLDYTLGKAAPTTETLLEGLRVPLRGALATRGVPEARLDATTQAVLDSLAATSTDFGGTLLNLAGELAALNSNPWLRHVNTDAQGYTIVTVTPAGLTARFRQVNRLAGTAAPAAIVARETTATVRAGTVAVTVG is encoded by the coding sequence ATGGACAGGCGACAGTTTCTGAAGCTGGGCGGTTTCATCACGGTATCCGCGGTAACGGGTTGCGGCAGCGGCGGCGGCGACGTCCCCATCGACGGTTTGCCGCCCGCGGGCGGCGGCGACTGGCGCTTCCCGCAGAGCGTCGCGGCCGGCGATCCGCGCCCGGACAGCATCGTGCTGTGGACCCGCGTCGTCCCCGCTTCGGCCGACCCGGCGGCGGCAGCGCCGGCGTCCGCCGGGGCGACCGTGCAGCTGGTCGTCAGCGCCGGCGACGATGCACGCCTGCTGGGCAGCAATGCGCCGTTGACGGGTGCGCCCGTGGCGGACCTGCGCCTGCCGCTGCGCACCGAATACGACAACACGGTGCGGCACAAGCTGACGGGCCTGCAGCCGGGCCGCACATACTATTACCAGTTCGTGGCCGGCGACGTGCGTTCCAATGTCGGCCGTTTCCGCACGGCCCCGGCGGCAGGCGCCGCTGTCGGCGAGCTGCGCTTTGCCTGCCTGACGTGCCAGGACTGGAGCGTCAATCACTGGGGCGCGCTGACGCATCTGGCGACCGAGAACGAGCTCGATTTCGTCATCCACCTGGGCGACTACGTCTATGAGACGGTGGGCGAAGCGTTCCAGGCCGGCGCCACCGAGGTCCGGCACGAGCCGCTGCGCCTGCCGGACGGCACCGCAACCGGCAGCGGCGCGGCCCGTTATGCGACCACGCTGGCCGATTACCGCTACCTCTACAAGAAGTACCGCGCCGATCCGCGCTTGCAGGCGGTGCACGAGCGTTTCGCCTTCATCGCCATCTGGGACGACCACGAGTTTTCCGACGACTGCTGGCAGGATGCCCAGACGTACGACGCGACGCTGGGCGGCGGCAGCGGCACGCGCCAGACGCAGCGTCGCCGCGATGCCAGCCAGGCCTGGTTCGAGTTCATGCCGGCCGACGTGTCGTTCGACCTGGCGCAGTCGGGCTTCGACAATATCCGCATCTACCGCCAGTTCGACTTCGGCACGCTGGCCCGGCTGGTGATGACGGACCAGCGCCTGTACCGCGCCGACCACGTAATCCCGGAATCGGCGCCGGGCGCGAGCGGCCAGCCGGTGGGCCGCATCGGCAGCCGCTACCTGGTGCCGCAGGATGCGTTCGATCGCGCCGAAGCGGCCAGAATGGCGGCGGGCGGCAGCGATCCGCTGGCGCCCGTCAGCATGCTGGGCGCGGCGCAGCGGCAGTGGTGGCAGGGCGCCATGACGGAGGCGCGCACCACGTGGAAACTGTGGGGCAACGAGGTGTCGCTGCTCCGCATGGGGCTGAACGGGACCGATGCGATCGCGTCGCTGCTGGCGTTGCGGTCCGTACCGACCATGGCGGCATCGATCACGGCCGCGTCGCTGGCCGCGGACGGCAACGTGCCGCTGGCCGGCGCCGTGGTGGCAGCGCTCACTGCCGGTGCCGCCGCCGCCCCGGCCCAGAACGGCGCGCTGCGCATTGCGGCCGCCGTCGCGGCGGACGCTCCGCTGGCGCAGCAGGTGGCTGCCGGCGAGGCCGCGGGCCTGACGACGGCGCAGGCTACGCTGGCGGCGCGCGCATTGTTCGCCGCGCTCAGTGCCAGCGCGGGGCCTGCCGCCAGCGCGTCGCTGGCGGCGCATACGATCGCCTTCGAGTACATCCGGCCGGATATCCAGGCCAGGAAGGCGGCGTCCCGCTTCGTCGTCGACAGTGGCCAGGCTGCGGCGCTGGCGCCGTACTTCCGCCGCTTCCTGCTCAATTGCGACCAGTGGGACGGCTACAACAGCGAGCGCAAGGCGCTGATGCGGCATTTGCGCGAGAACGGCGTCGGCAACGTCGTCGCGCTGACGGGCGATCTGCACGCGTTCCTGGCCGGCACCGTCAGCGACGACTTCGACGCGCCCGGCGGCGGCACGCCCGTGATGGTCGACCTGGTCACGGCCGGCATCAGTTCGGAGTCGTTCTTCACGTACCTGCGCGAAGTGGCAGCCGGCCTGGGCGAACTGGCCACCATCGTTGCCTACCCCGTCACGATTCCCGTGCCCGACGTGGGCAACGTGACGGTGCACGTCAACCTGCTGGACTACACGCTGGGCAAGGCGGCACCGACGACCGAGACGCTGCTGGAAGGCCTGCGCGTGCCGCTGCGCGGCGCCCTGGCGACCCGGGGCGTGCCGGAGGCCAGGCTCGACGCGACCACGCAGGCCGTGCTGGACTCGCTGGCTGCCACCAGCACCGATTTCGGCGGCACGCTGCTCAACCTCGCCGGCGAGCTGGCGGCGCTGAACAGCAATCCGTGGCTGCGTCACGTGAACACGGACGCGCAGGGCTACACCATCGTCACCGTGACGCCGGCGGGGCTGACGGCGCGGTTCCGCCAGGTCAACCGGCTGGCCGGTACGGCCGCGCCGGCGGCAATCGTGGCACGCGAAACGACGGCCACGGTGCGCGCCGGAACCGTCGCGGTAACTGTCGGCTGA
- a CDS encoding DUF4214 domain-containing protein: protein MADTFSTFDGGPGKDSLYGTTNADVMHGNGGADTLIGNGGDDQLWSGSAADPEGKNDRDGDLLDGGSDNDTINGGNGNDLLIGGAGSNLITGGAGVDTALYNLARGDYTIAQKNGTIGVTSSTGGIDTLNGVERLHFTDVDVAFDLSGNAGKVYRLYQAAMDRAPDKGGLGYYIAAADKGASFEDIAAGFTHSKEWADLYGASSSTEAFLTNLYDNALHRAPDQQGMAFWTDVLAKGYSREYVLMEFSESAENQAQVIGAIQNGIEYTPYV from the coding sequence ATGGCAGACACCTTCAGCACGTTCGACGGCGGCCCCGGCAAGGACAGCCTGTACGGCACCACCAACGCGGACGTCATGCACGGCAATGGCGGCGCGGACACGCTGATCGGCAATGGCGGCGACGACCAGCTGTGGAGCGGCAGCGCGGCTGACCCGGAAGGCAAGAACGACCGCGACGGCGACCTGCTCGACGGCGGTTCGGACAACGACACGATCAACGGCGGCAACGGCAACGACCTGCTGATCGGCGGCGCCGGCAGCAACCTGATCACCGGCGGCGCCGGCGTGGACACGGCGCTGTACAACCTGGCCCGCGGCGACTACACGATCGCACAGAAGAACGGCACCATCGGCGTCACCTCCAGCACTGGCGGCATCGACACGCTGAACGGCGTCGAGCGCCTGCACTTCACCGATGTGGACGTAGCCTTCGACCTCTCTGGCAACGCAGGCAAGGTGTACCGCCTGTACCAGGCAGCCATGGACCGCGCACCGGACAAGGGCGGCCTAGGCTACTACATCGCGGCCGCCGACAAGGGTGCCAGCTTCGAGGACATCGCCGCCGGCTTTACCCATAGCAAGGAATGGGCCGATCTGTACGGCGCCAGCTCGTCGACCGAAGCGTTCCTGACCAACCTGTACGACAACGCGCTGCACCGCGCGCCGGACCAGCAGGGCATGGCGTTCTGGACGGACGTGCTGGCCAAAGGCTACTCGCGCGAGTACGTGCTGATGGAATTCTCGGAAAGCGCCGAGAACCAGGCGCAGGTCATCGGTGCCATCCAGAACGGCATCGAATACACGCCATACGTCTGA